A single Parabacteroides timonensis DNA region contains:
- a CDS encoding sodium/sugar symporter: MNTIDLIVFIAYCALILFVGLFVSRKKKGEERDAGDYFLAGRGLAWWAIGASIIASNISAEQFVGMSGSGYAIGLAMATYEWIAALGLIIVAKYFIPIFLEKKIFTMPQFLEERFDKRVKTVMAVFWLAVFIFINLTSILYLGALTIEKVMGIPLFWGVVGLAAFAGIYSIYGGLKAVALTDVIQVIFLIGGGLITTYIALDLLGAGEGVWQGVTNLYAQAEDKFHLILDKSHPSYKDLPGISVILGGLWVANLYYWGCNQYIIQRALAAKSVGEAQNGMLFAGFIKLLVPLLVVIPGIAAFALNAPLEKSDEAYPWLLSNLLPVGVKGIAFAALTAAIVSSLASMMNSISTIFTMDIYKSFFRKEAGQHELVKTGRWASFGSLLVAVSIAPMLSGLDQAFQYIQEFTGFISPGALSIFLAGFFYKRATANGALAAAFGSFVFSTLMKFLCPGLPWMDRMMIVFFFCCGLIILLGSRKPMENAYTTHRPGLFHTSRLFNILSLVVIAILVAFYWFWW; the protein is encoded by the coding sequence ATGAACACAATAGATCTGATTGTTTTTATTGCTTACTGTGCCCTGATCCTCTTCGTAGGATTGTTTGTCTCACGAAAGAAGAAAGGCGAAGAACGGGATGCCGGCGATTATTTCCTTGCCGGACGCGGACTGGCCTGGTGGGCGATCGGTGCTTCGATCATTGCGTCGAACATCTCTGCCGAACAGTTTGTCGGTATGTCCGGCTCCGGGTATGCGATCGGGCTGGCAATGGCTACTTATGAATGGATCGCCGCACTGGGATTGATTATCGTAGCCAAATACTTTATTCCGATATTTCTGGAAAAGAAGATATTCACGATGCCGCAGTTCCTGGAAGAGCGGTTCGATAAGCGGGTGAAGACGGTCATGGCTGTCTTCTGGCTGGCGGTTTTTATCTTTATCAACCTGACTTCGATACTGTATCTCGGAGCACTGACGATCGAGAAGGTCATGGGTATTCCTCTGTTTTGGGGAGTAGTCGGACTGGCTGCCTTTGCCGGTATATACTCTATCTACGGAGGATTGAAAGCGGTTGCTTTGACTGATGTCATTCAGGTGATCTTCCTTATTGGAGGCGGACTGATAACGACTTATATTGCCTTGGACTTGCTGGGAGCCGGTGAAGGAGTATGGCAGGGTGTCACGAACCTGTATGCACAGGCAGAAGATAAGTTTCATCTGATCCTCGATAAATCGCATCCGAGCTATAAGGACTTGCCCGGTATCTCTGTTATTCTCGGTGGACTGTGGGTGGCAAACCTGTATTACTGGGGATGCAACCAATATATTATTCAACGGGCTTTGGCTGCCAAGTCGGTGGGAGAGGCGCAGAACGGTATGTTGTTTGCCGGGTTTATCAAACTGTTGGTTCCGTTGCTGGTCGTGATACCGGGGATTGCTGCGTTTGCTTTGAATGCTCCGTTGGAAAAGTCGGACGAGGCTTATCCCTGGCTACTCAGCAACCTGCTACCGGTAGGAGTGAAAGGGATTGCTTTTGCGGCGTTGACGGCGGCGATTGTCAGTTCGCTGGCTTCGATGATGAACAGTATATCCACTATCTTTACAATGGATATTTATAAGTCCTTTTTCCGGAAGGAAGCCGGACAGCATGAATTGGTAAAGACTGGAAGATGGGCGAGTTTTGGATCGTTGCTGGTTGCCGTATCGATCGCACCGATGTTGTCGGGACTGGATCAGGCGTTCCAGTATATTCAGGAGTTCACCGGATTTATCAGTCCGGGTGCTTTGTCGATCTTCCTGGCTGGGTTCTTCTATAAACGGGCGACGGCAAACGGAGCATTAGCGGCTGCTTTCGGATCGTTTGTATTCTCTACGTTGATGAAGTTCCTTTGTCCCGGTTTACCGTGGATGGATCGTATGATGATCGTTTTCTTCTTCTGTTGCGGATTGATCATCCTACTGGGTAGCCGTAAGCCGATGGAAAATGCCTATACGACACACCGGCCCGGATTATTCCATACGAGCCGCCTGTTCAATATCCTGTCGTTGGTCGTGATAGCTATATTGGTTGCATTCTATTGGTTCTGGTGGTGA
- a CDS encoding SDR family NAD(P)-dependent oxidoreductase: MSFTIDYKDKVVLVTGVSSGIGLGTAREFARAGAHVAGCARKAADDPSAAAFREAVESQGVRSLYVQTDVTCPEQLEQLVEETIRTFGRLDVLVSSAGMNVFEGAAGCTEERWQYNLDLNLASHWRLSKLCKPYLEQSGEGVILLMTSNHAFGTIPGCFPYSVTKTAITGLVRNLAIEWGPAIRTVGVAPGFIDTAGNDTWFDSFPDAREERLRTINLHPVKRIGTVEEVGDLCVYLASPMARFISGTTILMDGGRSALMQDE, from the coding sequence ATGAGCTTTACGATAGATTATAAAGATAAAGTGGTACTTGTTACCGGCGTATCTTCCGGTATCGGTCTGGGTACTGCCCGGGAGTTTGCCCGGGCGGGTGCTCATGTCGCCGGATGTGCACGAAAAGCGGCGGATGATCCGTCGGCAGCCGCATTCCGGGAGGCTGTCGAGTCGCAGGGAGTCCGGTCGTTGTATGTGCAGACCGACGTCACTTGTCCCGAACAACTGGAGCAGCTGGTGGAGGAAACGATCCGTACTTTCGGGCGGTTGGATGTCCTGGTCTCCAGTGCGGGTATGAATGTATTCGAGGGTGCAGCCGGGTGTACGGAAGAACGCTGGCAGTATAACCTGGATCTGAACCTGGCATCCCACTGGCGGTTGTCGAAGCTATGCAAACCCTATCTGGAACAGAGTGGGGAAGGCGTTATCCTGTTGATGACTTCCAACCATGCGTTCGGAACGATTCCCGGATGCTTTCCGTATAGCGTGACGAAAACGGCGATCACCGGCCTGGTCCGTAACCTGGCGATCGAGTGGGGGCCTGCTATCCGTACGGTCGGTGTCGCTCCGGGCTTCATCGATACGGCGGGCAACGATACCTGGTTCGACTCTTTTCCGGATGCCCGGGAAGAGCGTTTACGTACGATCAACCTGCATCCGGTCAAACGGATCGGGACGGTAGAGGAGGTGGGTGACCTCTGTGTCTATCTTGCTTCGCCTATGGCGCGTTTCATTAGTGGGACAACGATCCTGATGGACGGTGGCCGGTCGGCTCTGATGCAAGATGAATAG
- a CDS encoding mandelate racemase/muconate lactonizing enzyme family protein, producing the protein MKITDVKVWLVQGIKYNWTLLKIYTDEGYTGVGEATNWPGSPIVFEAAKHVGQRIIGLDPMKTDFIWTKLYRDLNWIGPYGASLCAISGIDMALLDLKAKVLGVPCYELLGGAYRKNVLLYANYWFTGGGHNAKDYTEQALKVKEAGFTGLKFDPFAHTNYFYGEDLASNLTLTAEQQDLAFDVSKAVRDAVGPEFDIMIETHAMLNYRVAVKMAERLAKLDITWYEEPAGPESSQTLRAMRERIPSDVAICVGERHYTRFGIRSLLEKHVCDVIMPDITRCGGPSEMKRMATMAEAYNVLIAPHNPNGPLSTLASSHVCAAIPNFFRQEFMFNDVPWRDTVIDHPIAEMVYDGHLHLSDRPGLGVDLVEEEMEKHPGITTNAPANFYI; encoded by the coding sequence ATGAAGATCACAGATGTAAAGGTATGGTTGGTACAAGGTATCAAATACAACTGGACGCTACTTAAAATATATACGGACGAAGGATATACCGGTGTGGGCGAAGCGACCAACTGGCCGGGAAGTCCGATCGTCTTTGAAGCTGCCAAGCATGTAGGGCAGCGTATCATCGGTCTCGATCCGATGAAGACGGATTTTATCTGGACGAAGCTCTATCGCGATCTGAACTGGATCGGCCCGTACGGTGCCAGCCTTTGCGCCATCAGCGGTATCGATATGGCTTTGCTGGACCTGAAGGCAAAAGTGCTGGGCGTTCCCTGCTATGAGTTGCTGGGCGGCGCTTATCGCAAAAACGTTTTATTATATGCCAACTACTGGTTTACCGGTGGCGGACATAATGCCAAAGACTATACGGAACAGGCGTTGAAAGTAAAGGAGGCCGGTTTCACCGGACTGAAGTTCGACCCATTTGCACATACGAACTATTTCTATGGGGAAGACCTGGCTTCCAATCTGACCCTGACGGCAGAACAACAAGACTTGGCTTTCGATGTATCGAAGGCGGTACGTGATGCGGTAGGACCGGAGTTCGATATTATGATCGAGACACATGCCATGCTGAATTACCGGGTGGCGGTGAAGATGGCCGAACGTCTGGCAAAGTTGGATATTACCTGGTATGAGGAACCTGCCGGACCGGAAAGTTCGCAGACCTTGCGTGCCATGCGTGAACGTATCCCTTCCGATGTCGCTATCTGCGTAGGCGAACGCCATTATACCCGCTTCGGTATCCGTTCTTTGTTGGAGAAACATGTCTGTGATGTCATCATGCCGGATATCACCCGTTGCGGCGGACCGTCTGAAATGAAGCGGATGGCGACGATGGCGGAAGCCTACAACGTCCTGATCGCTCCCCATAATCCGAACGGGCCTTTATCGACGCTTGCTTCTTCGCATGTGTGTGCTGCGATCCCGAATTTCTTCCGTCAGGAATTTATGTTCAATGATGTTCCCTGGAGGGATACGGTGATCGACCATCCGATAGCGGAAATGGTGTACGACGGCCATCTGCATCTGTCCGACCGTCCGGGACTGGGCGTAGACCTGGTGGAGGAAGAGATGGAAAAGCATCCGGGTATTACGACGAACGCGCCCGCTAACTTCTATATATAA
- a CDS encoding RraA family protein, translated as MKEWNDDKALFSLIKEELYTAVIGDIMDKMGYTRQFLPPQIRPLRDDMLVVGRAMTVLEADVLEHGKECGENPLLKRSFGLMLEALDDLKEDEVYVCSGSSPCYALWGELMSARAMQCKAAGAVVNGYSRDTKGILALDFPCFSYGPYAQDQAPRGKVIDYRVPIEMDGVRIDDGDILIGDIDGVCVVPRAIEEEVFTRALEKARGERMVLKKIQEGMKARDAFDQFGIM; from the coding sequence ATGAAAGAATGGAATGATGATAAAGCGTTGTTCTCTTTGATAAAAGAGGAGCTTTATACCGCAGTGATCGGTGACATTATGGATAAGATGGGTTATACCCGTCAGTTTCTTCCCCCGCAAATACGTCCGCTTCGTGACGATATGCTGGTTGTCGGACGGGCAATGACAGTGCTGGAAGCAGATGTGTTGGAGCATGGAAAGGAATGTGGGGAGAATCCGTTGTTGAAACGTTCTTTCGGATTGATGCTCGAAGCGCTGGACGATCTGAAAGAAGATGAAGTCTATGTCTGTTCCGGTTCGTCTCCCTGTTATGCCTTATGGGGTGAATTGATGAGTGCCCGGGCTATGCAGTGCAAGGCAGCCGGTGCTGTGGTGAATGGTTATTCACGCGATACGAAAGGGATTCTGGCACTCGACTTCCCTTGTTTCTCTTACGGCCCTTATGCACAGGACCAGGCTCCGAGAGGAAAAGTGATCGACTATCGCGTTCCGATTGAAATGGATGGGGTGCGTATCGACGACGGGGATATCCTGATAGGAGATATCGACGGTGTATGTGTCGTTCCCCGCGCTATCGAGGAGGAAGTCTTTACCCGTGCCCTTGAAAAAGCCCGTGGCGAACGGATGGTATTGAAGAAGATACAGGAAGGAATGAAAGCTCGCGATGCTTTCGACCAGTTTGGAATCATGTAA
- a CDS encoding AraC family transcriptional regulator, translated as MDNKTTEQSLWGLLEGITDNLKYKRLADVFRFVSFQPFETFGPHQHLRIEINYVKKGNCILHLENESISFNENEMMIICSNVEHTFEAGSEGTTLMQLEFLPEIFSRFNPHAQDETGELTPVTIFSEENRLIKIVNNVRIMRAVQRIVNEMNLKNKYYQYLVVMYYAELLILIYRYMDESYLPICTNESLKKAISYIRMNYQTDISITDVAGQTGIGERYLRKLFAQHLNLSPLDYLNQIRINKAIELLRNTEMSIKEICFICGFKSPQYFSRVFKQQMGITPREVTK; from the coding sequence ATGGATAACAAGACAACAGAACAGTCTCTCTGGGGACTTTTGGAAGGGATAACGGATAATCTGAAGTACAAACGACTGGCGGATGTCTTCCGCTTTGTCTCTTTCCAGCCATTTGAAACATTCGGACCACACCAGCATCTACGTATCGAGATCAACTATGTAAAGAAAGGAAATTGCATTCTGCACCTGGAGAACGAAAGTATCAGTTTTAATGAGAACGAGATGATGATCATCTGCTCGAATGTGGAACACACCTTCGAGGCCGGTTCGGAAGGGACGACGCTGATGCAGCTGGAATTTCTGCCGGAGATCTTCTCCCGCTTCAATCCGCATGCCCAGGATGAGACAGGCGAATTGACTCCCGTCACTATCTTCTCGGAAGAGAACCGGCTGATCAAGATCGTGAATAATGTCCGGATCATGCGGGCCGTTCAGCGTATCGTGAACGAGATGAACCTGAAAAACAAATACTATCAATACCTGGTCGTGATGTACTATGCGGAACTACTGATTCTGATCTACCGCTATATGGACGAATCCTACCTGCCGATTTGTACAAATGAATCGCTGAAAAAGGCAATTTCTTATATCCGCATGAACTATCAGACAGATATCTCCATCACCGACGTGGCCGGGCAGACCGGAATAGGGGAACGTTACCTGCGCAAACTCTTCGCCCAGCATCTCAATCTCTCTCCGCTGGATTATCTGAACCAGATACGGATCAATAAGGCGATCGAACTGTTGAGGAATACGGAAATGTCTATAAAAGAGATCTGTTTCATCTGCGGGTTCAAGTCGCCGCAATACTTTTCTAGGGTATTCAAACAGCAGATGGGGATCACTCCGAGGGAGGTTACCAAATAG
- a CDS encoding glycoside hydrolase domain-containing protein has translation MLRKQIKYLMMYSLLTLPCVMQAQDDVTNAFDDLKRQGTVNEQDSEMRRVASSDAVKKLIQENPEAGYFCFAEDREHDIRMTDAIPVRWVERSADSRTKFQGDCLPGEFYTWQVGVFAPYETVSDLSVTFSDWKNEKGNKIPASAFRCFNLGGTDTNGKSFKKTVNVPKGNVQALWIGSDVPVTADGVYKGKVTIKAADAKPVEITCELTVQGSPIANHGDNEGWRKTRLRWLDSSIGNADEPTAPYIPVQLQKQTISWLGGTMELSKEGLPQSLSTRYDRSNQLNDQSNNPVLAGEMRFVIETENGEEVLKGGSLRITGRNKASVNWTATRKSRHFEVQCSGTFGFDGLVDYRIQVKSLGDVKVKDIRLEVPYTAYAAKYMMGLGHKGGLRPDSLINWQWNVEKHQDKIWMGNINAGLNFCFKDENYVRPLVNIYYGLGKLNLPASWGNANKGGIDIQPDKDGTVLMTAYSGERSMQKGDVLHYNFNMLVTPVKPLNLPELAEKRFYHSNSDVSADYIPAALKAGANMINVHHKKDIYPFINYPYYDEAVPDLKRFISDAHSKDLDVRLYYTTRELTVKIPELWALRSLGSEVIHDGPGKDARTLIHRNGPHEWLNKNLTTHFIPAWYNAFKEGKYAGDMDISVITTPDSRWNNYYLEGLDWMIKNLGLDGVYIDDSALDHQTLQRARRVMDADGKRRLIDIHSWNHMNQWAGYANSLHLYLELLPYVDRTWIGEGFPANNTLDFWLVEMSGIPFGLMSETLDARNVFRGMVYGMLPRLPWSGNPVPFWHIWDDFGMKNAVMRGYWDERCPVKTDNANIPATVYINGDKALVVLANWTDLPQTAKITLDEQLLGFKPSSYLLPEIRNTQWEGKLSSLNQCEIMGRGGMIILLEK, from the coding sequence ATGTTGAGAAAACAAATTAAGTACCTGATGATGTATTCGCTTCTGACCCTGCCTTGTGTGATGCAGGCGCAGGATGATGTAACGAATGCCTTCGATGACTTGAAACGACAGGGAACGGTGAACGAGCAGGACTCGGAAATGCGCCGTGTGGCTTCGTCGGATGCGGTGAAGAAGTTGATACAGGAAAACCCGGAAGCCGGTTATTTCTGTTTTGCGGAAGACCGGGAACACGATATCCGTATGACGGATGCGATACCTGTGCGTTGGGTGGAACGGTCGGCCGATTCACGTACAAAGTTCCAGGGCGATTGCCTTCCGGGTGAGTTCTATACCTGGCAGGTAGGAGTCTTTGCTCCGTATGAAACTGTATCGGACCTGTCTGTAACCTTCTCTGACTGGAAGAATGAAAAAGGGAACAAGATCCCGGCTTCTGCTTTCCGTTGCTTTAACCTGGGAGGAACCGATACGAACGGTAAATCTTTTAAGAAGACAGTGAATGTTCCCAAAGGAAATGTACAGGCATTATGGATCGGCTCTGATGTGCCTGTAACGGCTGACGGTGTTTATAAAGGAAAAGTGACGATCAAAGCAGCTGATGCAAAACCGGTGGAGATTACCTGCGAATTGACCGTACAAGGTTCTCCCATCGCGAACCACGGAGATAACGAAGGGTGGCGTAAAACCCGTCTGCGCTGGCTGGATTCTTCCATCGGTAATGCGGATGAACCGACGGCTCCGTATATTCCCGTTCAATTACAGAAGCAAACGATCTCCTGGCTGGGAGGGACGATGGAACTGTCGAAAGAGGGATTGCCTCAGTCCCTTTCTACCCGCTATGATCGGAGCAACCAGTTGAACGATCAGAGCAATAACCCTGTCCTGGCAGGTGAAATGCGGTTCGTGATCGAAACGGAGAATGGCGAAGAAGTATTGAAGGGCGGTTCGCTACGGATTACCGGACGAAATAAAGCGTCGGTAAACTGGACGGCTACCCGGAAGAGCCGTCATTTTGAAGTGCAGTGTTCCGGAACTTTCGGTTTCGACGGTCTGGTCGATTACCGGATACAGGTGAAGTCACTGGGAGACGTGAAGGTGAAGGATATCCGTCTGGAAGTACCTTATACTGCGTATGCTGCCAAGTATATGATGGGATTAGGCCATAAAGGAGGTTTGCGCCCTGATTCCCTGATCAACTGGCAGTGGAACGTAGAGAAACATCAGGATAAGATCTGGATGGGAAATATAAACGCCGGTCTGAACTTCTGCTTCAAAGATGAAAACTATGTGCGTCCGTTGGTGAATATCTATTATGGTTTAGGTAAGTTGAACCTGCCTGCTTCGTGGGGAAATGCCAATAAGGGCGGTATCGACATTCAGCCCGATAAAGACGGCACAGTCCTGATGACAGCCTACAGTGGTGAACGTTCGATGCAGAAAGGCGATGTCCTTCATTATAATTTCAATATGCTGGTTACTCCGGTGAAACCGCTTAACCTGCCGGAACTGGCGGAAAAACGTTTCTACCATTCCAACAGCGATGTAAGTGCCGATTATATCCCTGCCGCCCTGAAAGCGGGAGCCAATATGATCAATGTGCATCATAAGAAAGATATTTACCCGTTCATTAACTATCCGTATTATGATGAAGCCGTTCCGGATCTGAAACGCTTTATCTCGGATGCACACAGCAAGGATTTGGATGTCCGGCTTTATTATACGACCCGTGAGTTGACGGTGAAGATACCGGAGTTGTGGGCATTACGCAGCCTGGGCAGTGAAGTGATTCATGACGGTCCCGGAAAGGATGCCCGTACACTGATCCATCGCAACGGTCCTCACGAATGGTTGAACAAGAACCTGACAACTCATTTCATCCCCGCCTGGTATAACGCTTTCAAAGAAGGTAAATATGCCGGGGATATGGATATCTCGGTCATCACCACCCCCGATTCCCGTTGGAACAATTACTACCTGGAAGGGCTGGACTGGATGATTAAAAACCTGGGCCTGGATGGTGTCTATATCGACGACAGTGCTTTGGATCATCAGACCTTGCAACGTGCCCGCCGTGTGATGGATGCCGACGGTAAACGCCGCCTGATCGATATCCACTCCTGGAACCATATGAATCAGTGGGCCGGCTATGCAAACTCGCTGCATCTTTATCTGGAGTTACTGCCTTATGTAGACCGTACCTGGATCGGTGAAGGTTTCCCTGCAAACAATACGCTGGATTTCTGGCTGGTGGAAATGTCCGGTATTCCTTTCGGATTGATGAGTGAAACGTTGGATGCCCGGAATGTGTTCCGTGGAATGGTCTACGGTATGCTTCCCCGCCTGCCGTGGAGTGGAAACCCTGTTCCGTTCTGGCATATTTGGGACGATTTCGGTATGAAGAATGCCGTGATGAGAGGCTATTGGGATGAACGTTGTCCGGTAAAAACAGATAATGCTAATATCCCGGCTACCGTTTATATCAACGGAGATAAAGCGCTTGTCGTACTGGCAAACTGGACCGATCTTCCTCAAACGGCAAAGATCACATTGGATGAACAACTGCTTGGCTTCAAGCCGTCTTCCTATCTGTTGCCGGAGATCCGGAACACACAATGGGAAGGAAAACTGTCTTCCCTGAACCAATGCGAGATCATGGGACGTGGCGGTATGATCATTTTACTGGAAAAATAA
- a CDS encoding alpha-N-acetylglucosaminidase, with translation MKILSKVFLLFCFLFLMSCQKDPQIQAAYDLIERITPGYGKQFCLELIEPENGSDVYEVAGENGKVVLRGNNTVSLATAYNQYLKYHCNAHVSWFGDQLNLPETLPVPAETTHRIINGKYRVYFNYCTLSYTGAWWDWERWQREIDYMAMNSINTPLSVVGLEGVWYNTLLRFGFTDEEARSYLVDPAHFAWQWMPNIESFGGPLPKSWIDSHIALGKQVVNRQLELGMTPIQQGFSGAVPRKMMEKFPEAKIQKQPDWYGFEGICQLDPLDPLFTDLGKAFLEEEQKLYGTYGLYAADPFHESEPPVNTPEYLNAVGTSIHQLMKTFDPDALWVMQAWSFRKDIASVVPKHDLLVLSLNGALGGEDHFCNHDFVVGNLHNFGGRVNLHGDLPLVSSNQFMKAKQETPNVVGSGLFMESIGQNPVFYELAFEMPVHQDSVKLKEWLDKYAQRRYSAPSEAAGKAWELLLAGPYRAGTNGVESSSIICARPAVDVKKSGPNAGFNIPYDPQSLIEAEACLLQDAEQLKGSKPYRFDIVDVQRQIMSNLGQEIHKKAAEAFKKKDKEAFALHSGRFLELLKDVDILLRTRTEFNFDQWLTDARAWGTTDEERNLFEKNASSLVTIWGGQVDVRQFDYSWREWTGLIEGYYLQRWKQFYDMLQGHLDNGTAYREEDAKMDLGRQAFRANEFYDSLADWELAFVDRPGKARTPVTEGDEVTVARRMLDKYKQLSKEYYNVEKTN, from the coding sequence ATGAAAATTCTAAGTAAAGTATTCTTACTTTTTTGTTTTTTATTTTTGATGTCCTGTCAGAAAGACCCGCAGATACAGGCGGCTTATGACCTGATCGAACGTATTACTCCGGGATATGGCAAACAGTTTTGTCTGGAACTGATCGAGCCGGAGAACGGGAGCGATGTCTATGAAGTGGCCGGGGAGAACGGCAAAGTCGTGTTGCGCGGGAATAATACGGTATCCTTAGCAACAGCTTATAACCAGTACCTGAAATATCATTGCAACGCCCATGTCTCCTGGTTCGGCGATCAGTTGAACTTGCCGGAGACACTGCCTGTTCCGGCTGAGACGACACACCGGATCATTAACGGTAAGTATCGTGTCTATTTTAATTATTGTACGTTGAGCTATACCGGTGCCTGGTGGGATTGGGAACGCTGGCAGCGTGAGATCGATTATATGGCTATGAACTCGATCAATACGCCTTTGTCGGTTGTCGGATTGGAAGGCGTTTGGTATAATACACTGCTTCGTTTCGGTTTTACGGATGAGGAAGCACGCTCTTATCTGGTCGATCCTGCCCATTTTGCCTGGCAGTGGATGCCTAATATCGAGAGCTTCGGCGGGCCGCTGCCGAAATCATGGATCGATTCGCATATTGCTTTGGGTAAACAAGTGGTAAACCGTCAGTTAGAGTTGGGAATGACACCGATACAACAAGGTTTTTCCGGTGCTGTACCTCGTAAGATGATGGAAAAGTTCCCGGAGGCAAAGATACAGAAGCAACCGGATTGGTACGGATTTGAAGGTATCTGTCAGTTAGACCCGCTCGACCCGCTGTTTACGGATCTGGGAAAAGCCTTTCTGGAAGAGGAGCAAAAGTTATACGGGACTTACGGACTTTATGCAGCCGACCCTTTCCATGAGAGCGAGCCTCCGGTGAATACACCTGAATATCTGAATGCTGTGGGCACTTCTATTCATCAATTGATGAAGACGTTCGACCCGGATGCGTTGTGGGTGATGCAAGCCTGGAGCTTCCGGAAAGATATTGCATCCGTCGTACCGAAACATGACCTGCTTGTATTGAGTCTGAACGGTGCGTTAGGGGGAGAAGATCATTTCTGTAACCATGATTTTGTGGTAGGTAATCTGCATAATTTTGGCGGACGTGTCAATCTTCACGGAGATTTGCCGCTGGTATCGTCCAATCAGTTTATGAAAGCGAAACAGGAAACACCGAATGTGGTAGGCTCCGGTTTGTTTATGGAGTCGATCGGACAGAATCCCGTATTCTATGAGTTAGCCTTTGAGATGCCTGTTCACCAGGACTCGGTGAAGCTGAAAGAGTGGTTGGATAAATATGCGCAGCGTCGTTACAGCGCACCTTCCGAAGCTGCCGGTAAGGCCTGGGAGTTATTGCTTGCCGGTCCTTATCGTGCGGGGACGAACGGGGTGGAGTCCAGTTCGATCATCTGTGCCCGTCCTGCTGTGGATGTAAAGAAGTCGGGACCGAATGCCGGTTTCAATATCCCTTACGACCCTCAATCGTTGATAGAAGCCGAAGCCTGTTTGTTGCAGGATGCGGAACAATTGAAAGGTTCCAAGCCTTATCGTTTCGATATTGTCGATGTGCAGCGTCAGATCATGTCTAACCTGGGACAGGAAATACATAAAAAGGCGGCGGAAGCATTTAAGAAAAAGGATAAAGAGGCGTTTGCCCTGCACTCCGGACGTTTCCTTGAGTTATTAAAAGATGTAGATATCTTGCTTCGTACCCGTACAGAGTTTAACTTTGACCAGTGGTTGACGGATGCCCGTGCCTGGGGAACGACTGACGAAGAACGTAATTTGTTTGAAAAGAATGCCTCTTCACTGGTGACTATCTGGGGTGGACAGGTCGATGTTCGTCAGTTCGATTATTCATGGCGCGAATGGACCGGTTTGATCGAGGGGTATTATCTGCAACGCTGGAAACAATTCTATGATATGTTGCAGGGACATCTCGATAACGGAACGGCTTACAGGGAGGAAGATGCAAAGATGGATTTAGGCCGCCAGGCTTTCCGTGCGAATGAATTTTATGATTCATTGGCTGACTGGGAGTTGGCTTTCGTCGATCGTCCGGGTAAGGCCCGTACTCCGGTAACGGAAGGAGATGAAGTGACCGTTGCCCGCCGAATGCTGGACAAATACAAACAATTATCAAAAGAATACTACAATGTTGAGAAAACAAATTAA
- a CDS encoding ACT domain-containing protein — protein sequence MTGIKELETLLSNVDPVLDERSFVFCTFPDFNSDDICRLNPIGMFQEKEGVTLIITKQQAIDSHIDYESVYKLISLNVHSSLDAVGLTAAFSAKLAEKNISANVVAAYYHDHIFVPEEKAEQALIAICELQ from the coding sequence ATGACAGGCATTAAAGAATTGGAAACGTTATTGTCTAATGTAGATCCGGTATTGGATGAGCGGAGTTTTGTTTTTTGTACTTTCCCGGATTTTAATAGCGATGATATCTGCCGTCTGAATCCGATAGGAATGTTTCAAGAAAAAGAGGGAGTGACATTAATCATAACAAAGCAACAGGCTATTGACAGTCATATCGACTATGAATCTGTTTACAAGCTTATTTCTTTGAATGTTCATTCCAGTTTGGATGCTGTTGGACTGACAGCTGCTTTTTCTGCAAAACTGGCAGAAAAGAATATTAGTGCGAATGTTGTTGCAGCCTATTATCATGACCATATTTTTGTACCTGAAGAAAAAGCAGAACAAGCTTTGATAGCAATTTGTGAACTACAATAA